The following are encoded together in the Ezakiella massiliensis genome:
- a CDS encoding GntR family transcriptional regulator — protein sequence MNKTSQEIYDILLSKIRNKNYLPGDKLPSIRYQASFFNVKKYYIEYAYEKLRIQGYVKSVAGKGYFVISNQGRYMSDVDNVPQSTDTIVPMLQIFYKNDSYRKLTDSLLLRGLKNTYNLKLDSLYYSSSGIGMPRLREEISKYLSKLYGHYIHPDRILISSSKKDLVDYLLNEFNKKYILLEEYNKTSDSNLFQAYRNKIRYIKMDDDGVKVDDLPKKPSLLFIESHNQLPTCINYSPQRINELEKFCLQNNIFIIDDLYNRQFIFEHKNILYNKKNLFLIDDLAAVFPRSIKFAYMVVPTNFEATNYKSSASSLTENFVLSLFEDGSFYQTTDKIWFLLNDVRDRFILELKKRNIKFYEPLSGPYISVIIDGKLKIRQIKKQIKLTPFEINGQFFKTSDGLDAVSFKYINIKLDKVGEFIDFLFFNKLSLN from the coding sequence ATGAATAAAACTTCTCAAGAGATATATGATATACTTTTATCAAAAATCAGAAACAAAAACTACTTGCCTGGTGACAAGTTGCCTTCAATAAGGTATCAGGCTTCTTTTTTTAATGTAAAGAAATATTATATTGAGTATGCATATGAAAAATTGAGAATCCAGGGCTATGTAAAATCAGTCGCTGGCAAGGGTTATTTTGTTATAAGTAATCAAGGTAGATATATGTCAGATGTGGATAATGTTCCACAATCAACAGACACAATTGTTCCCATGTTGCAAATTTTTTATAAAAATGACTCCTACAGAAAACTAACCGACTCTTTATTGTTAAGGGGTCTAAAGAATACATACAATTTAAAACTAGACTCCCTCTACTATTCATCTTCAGGAATTGGTATGCCTAGACTTCGCGAGGAAATTTCTAAGTACTTGTCCAAACTTTATGGTCATTACATTCACCCGGATAGGATTCTCATATCTTCATCAAAAAAAGACTTGGTTGATTATTTGCTAAATGAGTTTAATAAAAAATACATTCTCTTGGAAGAATATAATAAAACTAGCGACTCTAATCTTTTTCAAGCTTATAGAAATAAAATTAGATATATCAAAATGGATGATGATGGAGTAAAGGTTGACGATCTTCCCAAAAAACCCAGCCTTTTATTCATAGAGAGCCACAACCAACTACCGACTTGTATTAACTATTCTCCCCAGCGAATCAATGAGCTTGAAAAATTTTGCCTGCAAAATAATATTTTTATTATAGATGATTTATATAACAGGCAATTTATCTTTGAACACAAGAATATTTTGTATAATAAAAAGAATTTGTTTTTGATTGACGACCTTGCCGCTGTTTTCCCAAGGTCTATTAAATTTGCCTATATGGTAGTGCCCACCAATTTTGAAGCCACAAATTATAAATCAAGTGCTTCATCTTTAACTGAAAACTTTGTCCTGAGTTTGTTTGAGGATGGAAGTTTTTACCAAACTACAGATAAAATATGGTTCCTCTTGAATGATGTTCGTGATAGATTTATCCTAGAGTTAAAGAAAAGAAATATAAAATTTTATGAGCCATTATCTGGACCATATATAAGTGTAATTATAGATGGCAAATTAAAGATAAGGCAAATAAAAAAACAAATTAAATTAACTCCCTTTGAAATTAATGGGCAGTTTTTTAAAACAAGTGATGGCCTCGATGCAGTATCTTTTAAATATATAAATATAAAATTAGATAAAGTCGGAGAATTCATTGATTTCCTATTTTTTAACAAGCTGTCTTTAAATTAG
- a CDS encoding M50 family metallopeptidase, translated as MRKFLDKFIMVVMFFAVMFFAGFSTYRLAAGLDAVIDFTANWQRLIVGLAVLYVFVFAALGLQIVFHELGHMVFGFLTGYRLLYFRIGSYTLANTEAGMQKRVFTIPGTGGQCLMIPKKRSDGSYPFVLYNLGGVIANLILSALAYIIFRNVGNQITQAFLIIFISVGIYLAITNLIPFQAMVNDGRNIINLLKSAETRDRLYESMYMEKEEINGREYKVDYSDLTDLTKIFNQEAYINQAGDLIFERKFDQAAENLQRLLQVDGLNIIFKNFTKNFLEVIYLIKNDEENLKTIDHDKAYKNYLKSKNMPMVYLVNYLRAKHDGDPKAHNFRENIENMRGKYLFPPSLEKIIDLMNYADDLGGDYV; from the coding sequence ATGAGAAAGTTTTTAGATAAATTTATAATGGTTGTCATGTTTTTTGCAGTCATGTTTTTTGCAGGCTTTTCAACTTACAGGCTAGCTGCAGGCTTAGATGCAGTCATCGACTTCACTGCTAACTGGCAGCGTTTGATAGTGGGCCTGGCTGTCCTATATGTATTTGTGTTTGCTGCCTTAGGTCTACAAATTGTTTTTCACGAGCTGGGCCACATGGTCTTTGGATTTTTAACTGGCTACAGGCTTTTATATTTTAGGATTGGCTCATACACGCTGGCAAATACAGAGGCCGGCATGCAAAAAAGAGTCTTCACCATACCGGGAACGGGCGGTCAATGCCTGATGATTCCTAAGAAAAGATCAGATGGGTCCTACCCCTTTGTCCTCTATAATCTGGGTGGAGTTATTGCAAATCTAATCCTATCTGCCCTCGCCTATATAATTTTTAGAAATGTCGGCAACCAAATCACCCAGGCCTTTTTAATAATCTTTATCTCTGTGGGAATTTATTTGGCCATAACAAATCTAATCCCCTTCCAGGCCATGGTAAATGACGGCAGGAATATTATCAATCTTTTAAAAAGTGCAGAGACCAGGGACAGATTATACGAATCCATGTACATGGAAAAAGAAGAGATAAACGGCAGAGAATACAAGGTCGACTACTCAGACCTAACAGATTTAACCAAGATTTTTAACCAAGAAGCTTATATAAATCAAGCTGGCGACCTGATCTTTGAGAGAAAATTTGACCAGGCGGCAGAAAATTTGCAAAGGCTCTTGCAAGTGGACGGTCTCAATATTATCTTTAAGAATTTTACCAAGAACTTTTTAGAAGTAATTTATCTTATAAAAAACGATGAGGAAAATTTAAAGACCATCGACCACGATAAGGCCTACAAAAATTATCTTAAAAGCAAAAACATGCCCATGGTTTACCTGGTAAACTACCTGAGGGCCAAGCATGATGGAGACCCAAAGGCCCATAACTTTAGAGAAAATATTGAGAATATGAGGGGGAAATATCTCTTCCCACCGAGCTTAGAAAAAATAATAGACCTTATGAATTATGCGGACGACTTGGGAGGTGACTATGTATAG